In Syngnathus typhle isolate RoL2023-S1 ecotype Sweden linkage group LG13, RoL_Styp_1.0, whole genome shotgun sequence, the sequence cccacgcaggcacgggggaAACATGCAGACTAGCCACAGGAAGACCAGATccaggaatcgaacccactcTTTCCAGAAAACGTATTCATTAGACTGATTTTAAAATGCAACTTGAAATCAAACTTTCTGGAATGAGGGACTACACTAACTTTTTCCGTGATAACAATATAATAGAGCTACAAACTTTCTCAGTTGGTAACATCAACCAAAAAGGATAATGATTAAGGAAGTCCATGTAAAATAATTGTTATTCTGAAAATTTTCACAGTATTCAGTCATGTGGGAATGCTCCCTAAACCAACGCACCACTCGCGTAGGgagtttaaaaacattttagatGATTGCAACCACTTACCTCTACCAGCCCCTGCTAAACCGTTAACGACTAAAACTGCCACAAAAACCACCGCACACAAGATGATGACAAAAATCCGGGGGTAAATAATATCCCTCATTTTCTCTCCGTTCTGACTTATTTATGGAAGTCTCTTCCTCGGGTGGTTCCAAGCAGAATTATGAAAACATGCCAGCGTGCTGCCGCACCCTGGTTAACTAACGTGCCTACGTCACGGCCATGTTGGCAGGGGCGGTTTTTCTATCAACGACAATGCATGAAAATTATGTCAAAGTGTTCATTTTCCCCCAGAAAGTGGTTCATTTCGCAACCAATTTATATGAGGTAATTTTTATTCGTCAATGCCAATCAGTGGGATATCAATCCAGAACATTTGAAAGGGAGGGCGGGGCGATGAAAATCTGTGTACGCCGCTGTGCACAACAATGTGCCGCATGATTCTTATGATTGTACGCCACTTTGTATAATAATTTGCGTCTTTGTTCTTTTGCTATTCTTGCCGGCGATGCCCATGGAAAGCATCTTTGACCCTACTAGCTTAGCAACACCATAGGCATGTCTCTATGTGGTTGCGTCGCAAACAACGACTTGAACGTCTTGGCCTGTTGCTCTCAACGAGTCCGCCAACCTAAAAATGCGACACAGCTCCCAAATGACTATTACACCTCCCCTAAATTTGCGTTTCAAAATTCAAACAAGTATTAAAGGGCAAAGTATTGTAAAACAATGACATGTTATATCTTTGATTCATATATTTGaaagtgatgaaaaaaaagtaaGATCGTCATTATGTATGAGGCGTATTTCCTCCGAAAGGCAAGTCTGTCCTAAATACGGCAACCACTCTCCCCATTATGTGCTCCGAGAGCGCACACTTAATGGCATAAAATGTGTACTTGTGTCTCAAGAAAAAATCCGcgagaaaaaatatttgttgttttaacCAGTCTTGGCATAAACCAGAAACTAACATGCAACAATAGAAATTTACATGTAGACAGTGCTTGACAAAACACAATTTAGATTACAGTCCTGGAGTCCTTATAGGGTCTGAGCTTGATGGTCCTGAACCTCCGTCTTAGTATTTTCATAGTCCTTTTGTATGTCCAATGGTCCATACTGCTTTTCTAGTACAGTCAGTATTCTGCATTGGACTAAATCCACTTGTTCTACAGGGCAGTATTCATCAAGACTGGATCTAAAACACATAAAAACGCACAAAGAATAcaatcaatcacaattctttgtAGGTACAGTGAACTCTATCTATTTACATCTATATAAAGAGGATAGGGAATGAGTAAATAGCGAAAATTGGTGAAGACGAATTGCATTATAGCAACGGTTCATTGTATACAGGTATGTGTATATAAATCATATCATGCCAAACTGTGAATACACAGGGGTTCACTGTAATGCCCTAGACTCATTGGGCTCTGAAACTAACATAACTATTTGTTCACCTGGACATTGTCACTAGAGTAGGTAAAGGTAGGTGCTTCAGAAACCGTTGCACAGCTGATACAAGTCTGTCGATCTCTTCATCAGAGCTAATATGATGGGGCAACTCGATGGAGTCGCAGGTTAAACCTGCCTGATGTACCTgaggatgagaaaaaaaaaaatcaacagctAATAAGGACAACAATGTACAAGTGAACAAAGTCAGATGTGAACAAGTGAGCAAAAATTAAGTTGAAAAATGCCTACAATCAATGCAAAAAGAGagtcattattacatatattaaTCTGTGGCAATCATTGATCATTCTTACCAATTCATAATCTGGGTGAGGATTTCGTGACTTCAAACTGGAAACCAGGCGGACAAAACACGCCTTTCTGAAGACACAGAAAAGTAATTATCCACTGGTAATTTCCTTGTGGGGACTAAAAAacgaaaagaaagagagaacatTTGATCAATGTTGAGGAAAACTGTCCTTACCCAAGTTTGCCAACCCAACGTGAAACAACCTCTTCTCGATCGTCTTCTATCAGATCAGCAAATGCTGCTTCTAAGTCTTCCAACTGTTGAATACGATGATCAACACATTCATTAAGTTCCTCCTGGACATGGAAATAAAATCATGTTAATATATTGAAATGTAGGAGTGTTCATTCTGGAGTGTTATGGAAGTCTGACCTCATTAGCAGTCGGAGCAGGTCCTCTGAAGTTGTAGAGTTCCTGAAGGATGGTATATTCCTCCTTCAAAAAGAGACCATAAAGCAATTAATTATGTTGCAtggtaaatgtaaataaaattccGCACattcacatcacaaaaacaatcACAGTAACAACAtccacaaatacaaaatggaaatAGTAAGCCATAGTAGGTACCGCTGTATATAGTTCCTTGAATGGATTCTTACAGGAGAAGAAATCTAAGTCAATATCCAGGATGTACGGCTCTGTTTGATTCAGGACAGTTGATATCCTTTCAATAACATAACTTGTGGATCCTTCTTCATTTCCATCGTTGCAATCTCTTTTTACACTGCAGCTTTGTTCTTGCCTGGCGTCTGGTAGATCAGTTCTTGGAAGGAGTTGAGAGCAACTGGTGTCCCCAACTTGTGGACATTCTCTTCTGGGTTTCTTGGCAAGCTGTGTCTCAGAATCCTCCTCTGTTTTCATTTCTGCaatatttattttggggggCAGAGAAAAGCAAAGTATTTTGGCAATGCCGATGGGAGATGATATGATACCTCTGCTGAATACATACCTGCAAAAGGTTGCTGATGATTAACAGGATTGACTTTGATCACATTTAATTTGAAGGGTTTGGGGTTTTCAAGTTGTTCCTCTGGAACATACAAGCCATCACTGAGGAAGTAATGATCTTTACTCGTCACCCTGCCGAAAATGGATAGAATTATGTAAAAGATACTTTGATGACgagtcaagacaaaaaaaatagtctaATCAAAACCAATTTAGAATTTGTGCATAATACCTAATGGTAGTTGTGGATGAATCTTTGCCAACAGTCATTTTGTGTTCCCCTTCCATGATTTGCTGTGACCAGTATGGGTGGAGCCATGCCACACAAGAGATGTGGCCAGCATAAACCATGGGCATGATCCAGTTTTCTATACTCaactcactaaaaaaaaaagatgtctgtAATTAATGGCTTTAAGCACAATGTCAGTCTTACTATCTAATACATAACAATATGGCACGCTATTTAAGGGAGACAAACCAGatatttttctgtgttttgctCTGTCATCCATGTCCTCTGAGATTTTTTTCATGACTAAAAGCTAAGAACTCTTTTCTACACTCAGACAAGGCATGACACACATTCACAATAACACTGCACACACAACCCTATTATCATCATCTTTTGTTGGCGCACCCCACAACCACAAACCCCTCAAGGTCCCTCGCACACTGTGGATGCGCTCGCCTTCACAAGGCTGCAGATGCTACTCAGTGATTGGATTTCATTCAATTCTTGACAAAACATACCTAAACAATTTATCCTTTTCAAAAACTGTATCAGCACACAAGTTGACAGGAATTAGTAGATCTGGATGGGAGTCTAAATGAATAAGCTTAATGTTCTTCATGGGGAGATGTCTTGTTGCAATGGCACGATATATATGGCACACCACCTAGAGAAGACAAGAACAAATGCAGcttacattttgaaaatggaTTGCATTTATTTGTTCAAATGATCCAACTGCAACCACACAGAAATGTCTGCAGAAATAGCTTGATATTTTCCATTCACTCAGTAAACTTGTTAGTTCTAACCTTGCCTGCAAGTTGAACTTTTGTGGTATTTGTGAGTTCATAAAAACCCTGAGAATCCATCGAGTCATGATTTTCTCCGAGCCAAACCACTGATGATGCGGACCGATCACAAAACAAACATGGCGACACCGATGGACGAACGCATGGACACTGCAATTGATTTGGTTgacgtaaaataaataaaatctaaataaaaataaatcaattttatttttaaaacgttacaattattttccatttccaatttcccGGACCAAGTGCAATACCGCCAAgaaccactagagggcggcagGCCACCGGGTGACAATCCCTAATATAAGGCAAGACGGTTAGCAAATAACTCCCCGCCCCTGTGGCTATTGTGGGCCGATACGCCAATCTTTCCACGCcgatgaaaaataaatatctgTAATTTTTCACAACCCAAAGATTGACAAGTATTGAACTGCAAAACAGACCTGCGCGACGTGCTCACATGAAAATCAACTCATGAAAAATGGCAGGAAGTCATGTCCCTACTTCAAGTCTTATTAACTATTTTACCTGGCCATCACTCGCCGGGACATCtcaagtacagtacaatacaatacaacacaGTAGCACTGACTTACATCGTGGTGGTCCTCTACGATCCATACTGGCAGATGTTTATAAAACCGCGCTGGTTGAACAAAACTCATTATTAGCTCGATACAAAAGAATAAGGGATATGAATACTTATCAAACGCATCAGTGACAGGCAAAATAGCACTTGAAGCGTTTACGGCGGTTCACAACAGAGTTTCGTTTTCGTCTTATTTCTTCATCTTTTGTGTTTAATGGCGGTTGGCAATCAGTTTTTACGGATTATTACCGCCATCCTCTGGACTGGAGTGTGGTTAACGTGTTTCCCTcccctaaataaataaaataaaataaaataaaataaaataaaataaaataaaataaaataaaataaaataaaataaaataaaataaaataaaataaaataaaataaaataaaataaaataaaataaaataaaataaaataaaataaaataaataaataaaataaaataaaataaaataaaataaaataaaataaaataaaataaaataaaataaaataaaataaaataaaataaaataaaataaaataaaataaaataaaataaaataaaataaaataaaataaaataaaatgtaggtAGTAGCTCTATATTCTGTGCAGTAATCCCATATTCTTCAGGTAACTGTGGAGGAAGTTGTAACAGCTGTCTCTAGTGCGAACATTTTCTGTAGGCTAATGTCTTTCTTGCAGCCGAGTAGttgtctgaaaaaaataaaactccttTTTTCTTAATCTTCTTTTctacttattattattcatcTTGTTCTTCATCTTGATCTTCATGGTGCATTACCGCCCCTACTGGTATGGAGTTTGTATCGGAACCCTTCAGTACTACAGTAAAGCGCaataaaaaactaaataaacaaaacaggtaaataaaaaagaaccaagacaaatttgaaatataaaaatagatCATCTTTATTTTCGTTTACCTTACAAACTAAAACAAGGCTTTCTACTTAAATTGAATAGGTATTTTCTATGCGATTGATTGGTAGACAGTTAAATCTAGTTTAATGACACCGGGGGGGAGAACTAAAGTTTGAAAcacaaatgtaaaaattgtCTCCAGTCTCCACTACCTCTCGTTTCTGCCAACTCTTGCCCAAAGTCAACTGGAACCCTACAACTCACCAGCAAACCTGATGAGTAGAAGTGGCATAGAAAAGTCTTACGTAACATACACACTTGGCTAAACATTAGCTAGGGTTTTGAGCTGGGTggattaagaaaaaaagaaaaagcattttAAACTGTGAAAATAATTTATGATTTTAGAGAATATGCATTTATCAATCCATATTCTATTATCATTCAGAGAATTGCTTTTAAATTATTCAatgattttgtgtttattttgataATGACCAATGTGTTTCCAATGCTGTTATGTTGTCTTGATATTTAAGATGTACATTTTTGGGGTATTTTGtaatgacaataaaggcattCAAATTCTGCGTTCAACTTTTAGTTTGGTGGATGACTAATTCATCATTTTTGCAAGACACAAATAAATCACTAGCTTTCAAACAACATTTTAGTCTGGTCATGTTTAATGTAACataattaaaacatttcatTCTACCCCCTGGAAACCTCCACTTCTGAATTTGGGCATGTACAGTAAGTGGATGTGTCACAATTCATGTGTCAACAATCCAGAGCTCCATAAAGTCAGATTCAATTTAGCCCATAGTGACCTAAAAGAGGGAGGGCCATTCCAGGTTATTTGAGTGTGAACTCATGTTAACTACAACAGATGACTGGAGTGAGGTCAGTATGGGTGAATAAGATGAGCCTGAGAGGATTATTTGTTATGGTAAAACATTCTATGACACATATAATATATAGGTTGACCAATTTTCATTGATACCAATGTGTAAGACAGCCAAACTGcattaaatgcaaaaaaaaaaaagaagaaaaactaaTCTTACAATGACAATTTTCAAATCTCTTGATGTTTTAGCAGAAGTGTGGCTTGGAGTTTTTTTCAAACGAGTCTCAGTAAAGTCATGGAGTCCTCAATGTTGCAATAGCTTCGGTTACACGGGTACAAAGGTCACACAACTGCGAATGCCAAGAGAATAATACAACTCACTCCGTCAGTCAATCACTGCAGCCTTGACCTTGACAAGTGGACCAGCTGAATTCACAAGGATAATACATATCACTCTTTATCAGCATTTACAGCGCCGCAATCCAATTTCCAATCAGGTCTTTCGAGTGAAGATCTGTATATTTCAAGTGACCTTTCATAAGATTGACAGATAGTTACTTTGatcaaataatttttatttaaatgaattaaaaagtcAAGCAAAGCACAAACAGACAGGGGAACAAAAAGACTGCAAAAAGTTCAAAAAGTGCTCCAAAAGGGAGAGTCTTGACAAAGTCAAAGCAgaaaatcttttttaaaaaaggaacaCCAAAAGGGATTCTAACTGTGAGCTGTGGCAACAAGACAAGGGTTTCGGTGATGACAAGTTAAAACAACAGGCAACAAAGTAaactatttaacaaaacaaatttggACGTGACTTGGACCGGACAGCGTAACGCACAGAGTAATGCGCAGCGTAACGCGCATCGTAGCGCGCAGCGTAATGCGCAACGCGCAGTTTAACGCAACGCGCAGCGCAACGCGCAGCGCAACGCGCAGCGCACATTTACATTTATGaagaattaattaaattaattactgTAACTAATTACATTTTGCAACGCGCAACGCACAGCGCAACGCACAGCGCTATGCACAGCGTAACGCACACCGTTAACGCACACCGTAACGCACAGCGTAATGCACATTGTAACGCACAGCGTCATGCACATTTACATTTATGAAGAAGTAATTAAATTATTAACTGTAACTAACTACAAGTAATTTGCCCAACAGGGCTAACAAACGACCCCTTCTCCAAAGTAGTCTGTTAAAATTaggttgtgtgtctgtgtattttACAGTTAGAATTTATCCCCACACACGTGTTTGCTGGATACGCAgaattgaataaagtacatatcaCATGCTGTTCCCCCATCTGCCTCATCACACATAGttacattgaaaacaaaacaagcgcaAAGAGGAGACCTTGAATCTATTTACCAACCCTTATGTCTTTCAGGTAACACTGTCCATGGACTCTGGTCAAGGCCATCATCCACACAAGCCCACTCAGTCATTGCACACATGTGTTTGTTAGAAAAGTCATTTTGACTGATTGTAGAGGGTATTACAAATGAGTTAAAATCACTTACAAGATCTAATAACGTTCCACATAGGGGATTGTTATTTAAAGAGTATAAATAGACAATCTGGTGCAATCGGAGTGACTAAGAAATAGTGACAAATCATCACCCGGCTCATATTCAGTGATGACATAATGCAAATTTTTGGTCCGCCTTTGGGCCCACCCCAAGGCACAATGTGTTATAAAAACCTCCTACATGTGAATCTGTCATCACTCTCATGGTGATCATGCACATTTAAAACTACTGATTGATTACACAATTTTGATCTCTTGTCAAACAACTGCAGGAAAGCCTTTTATTCTGTTGGAACATCCCATACTGTTGCCAATATGATAATAAGCATCGCTTTGATATGGGCAGTGCTGGTGGGGTTCTGCTGCATCCTTTGGCTGGCTGTGGGGACACGACGCAGGTAAGACTATATTCAATTTGGGTGcacaaaatttgagagaaaaGCATTTATGATACCTCAAAAATGAGATACTTTTTCAAATGAgtgtcaaaaatacatttttggatATAAAGCCATCGCTGGTTAAAATTTGTTCTTGACGTATCTGATTTTGGAAAGTAATTGACTGGAAGTGCGAATGTTGCCTTTGCAAGCCTTCAAAACATCAATTATCAAGCTAAAACAAAACCTCTGTTAGTTTAAGCTTTCTAATAGTGACTCAGTAAATAAAGTTGCTGGTTTATTTCATTGTCCACAGGCAGTCTGGAGAGCCCGCAGTTGAAAATGGCTTGATACCATACCTTGGTTGTGCTCTGCAATTTGGAGCCAACCCTCTCCAGTTCCTCCGTAGCCGTCAGAAGAAGTATGGCCACATTTTCACCTGCAAGATTGCGGGCCAGTACATTCATTTCCTGTGTGACCCCTTCTCCTACCACTCAGTCATCAGACAAGGTAGACACTTGGACTGGAGGAAATTCCACTTTGCTACATCAGTAAAGGTACATTTATACCATTTGGAAGCTCTAACATTTTtgtaaatgtttgttttacttgtaatgtgtgtttttaaatacatttttattgtcaACTAACTCACCAGGCATTTGGCCATGATAGTTTTGACCCTCGACATGGCCACACCACAGAAAATCTCCACCAGACTTTTTTGAAGACTTTGCAAGGTGAGGCATTGCCCTCGCTAATTGACAGCATGATGGAGCATCTCCAAGACGTAATGTTGAAGTCCAACACTCTCAGTCCCAGCATGGATCGCTGGGAAGTAGATGGCATTTTTGCTTTTTGCTACAAGGTAAGCGAATAACTTTCCATTTGTACTCCACATAGCACAGAGTTGATTAAACTAATTTGGTCTGCTTTAAATTTTGTTTTCCAGGTGATGTTTGAGTCAGGCTATCTTACATTGTTCGGTAAAGATCTTGGTAGGGATAAATGCCAAGCCCGGCAGGCAGCTCAGAAAGCCTTGGTGCTGAATGCGTTGGAAAATTTCAAGGAGTTTGACAAAATCTTCCCAGCTTTGGTGGCTGGTCTCCCTATTCATGTCTTTAAGAGTGCCTACAGTGCAAGAGAGGTCAGTGGCAATCTTGACAAGAAATTGAATGGATGAAATGATAACCCATTGATTTTCTGTCTCGATGATGTAAAAATTCATTTTGGTATTtctgtgccttttttttctcttaaaaatATGTAGAATCTAGCAAAAACAATGCATGCTGAAAACTTATCCAAGAGGGAGAATGTTTCGGATCTGATCTCTATGAGGATGATCCTTAACGATTCGCTATCTACCTTCAATGATGTAAGCAAGGCCAGAACTCATGTTGCACTGCTCTGGGCTTCACAGGCTAATACATTGCCTGCAACCTTTTGGAGTCTTTTTTACATGATAAGGTAtgacaaattcttttttttttaatgactcaccgttatgtatatattttatgaATTTATTTGTTTAATCAATTTCTCCAGTAGTGTGCAAAAGCCATAATCAAGTTCCTATTATTGATTGTATCCCTGCAAATAAAGCAAATTGATTCGGTTATATCAAGAATGTTGTTGTTTACCTATAATAAAGAAGCAAAAATACTGCACATGCAACAGTAAACACATTGCTCCTATATCTGTTTGTAGAAGTCCAGATGCAATGAAAGCAGCTCGTGAGGAGGTGCAAAGAGTTCTGGAGTCATCGGGTCAGACCATTAACCCGAGTGACCCCACATTGAACCTGAAAAGGGACCAACTGGACAATATGCCTGTTTTGGGTGAGTTCATTGCAATAAATAAGTCAATTATTATTAACATTTTAACACTTCAGACTTTATTCAAGAAAACTGTTGCAAATCCATTTGATGTTTTCATGTTTATATTATATCGATCTATCTTTCAATCACAGACAGTATCATAAAGGAAGCCATGCGTCTATCCAGTGCTTCCATGAACGTGCGAGTTGCCAAAGAGGACTTTTTACTTCACCTTGACAACCAGGAAGCATATCATATACGCAAAGATGATGTCATAGCCCTTTATCCTCCTATGCTGCACTACGATCCAGAAATCTATGAAGATCCCTATGTAAGAAGCATTCAAACTTGATATATAACAACAAGATCAGCGTAATATAATGCAAAGTTTGCTTATTGGCTATTTCTGTCCTCTTGAATCTGCAGGAATATAAATTTGACCGATTTCTGGATGAAGTTGGTCAGGAGAAAACTACTTTCTATCGCAATGGCAGGAAATTACGCTACTTCTACATGCCCTTTGGATCTGGGGTCACCAAATGCCCTGGCAGATTTTTTGCCATATATGAAATTAAGCAGTTCTTGACTTTAGTTCTGGCTTACTTTGAAATGGAACTTCTGGACCCTGCCATCAAAGTCCCACCTCTTGACCAGTCACGTGCTGGATTGGGAATCCTTCAACCAACATATGACATAGATTTTAGATACAAATTGAAATCTAACTATTAATTGTTTGGATGTTCCAAAACATAACTTCATTACATGGGACAAAATGTACATAGTGTATATTTAAATATTAATGTAGAAGTCTTGCTACTTTTGTAAATAGATGTTGTACTGGTGTATATTAAAGCATTGATTTATTGCTCTGGAACATAAATGCTGTCCTTTAATGCAGTCAGTGTATTTAAgatttattttgattcatttttgtGGTGGTTTTGCTTGGTGGGTGACAGTTCTAAAATTATTGTACAGCACAGCAAAGAGATTTAGCATAGAAATGGGTGGAGAGATGGATGATGAGGGTGCTAAAAGAGGTGATGACAagccagtaaaaaaaaagttgcaaaatGCGCTACTGTGGCAGAGGTCAGTAGCAGgcctcacccagcaggcctacaGTTAGGGTGATGTGTTTGTCCTTCGTGATGTTATGCTCTTTGATGACCTCTAGCCACAGTTGTTGTCAGGCAGTCATGGAATAAAGTTGTGTTCCTCCCTTCTGTCACACAACCTCTACAGCAATGGTGACTTAGTTCGTCCTCAGAGGAGCTTGACTGTAAACAAGCATACTGGTTATATGTTGTTATGAAACAATTATTAAATTATACCACACTTTACCCGGATCGatggttgtttaaaacaaagcaatgcaacctgtgttcattatttatacaacctaCAGCTGGTTTAGGGTTCAATATTTCAAATTTAATGGCTTTAAATTTGTCGTCTTTTTTAGGTTattctatagacctaaaatagacgtctatattaggtctatgtgtagacctaatttagaagtctatattaggtctatagaataacctaaaatagagGTCTATCTCgggttacagaaataaccacactGTACGGATCCATGGTTGT encodes:
- the LOC133166184 gene encoding cytochrome P450 7A1; its protein translation is MIISIALIWAVLVGFCCILWLAVGTRRRQSGEPAVENGLIPYLGCALQFGANPLQFLRSRQKKYGHIFTCKIAGQYIHFLCDPFSYHSVIRQGRHLDWRKFHFATSVKAFGHDSFDPRHGHTTENLHQTFLKTLQGEALPSLIDSMMEHLQDVMLKSNTLSPSMDRWEVDGIFAFCYKVMFESGYLTLFGKDLGRDKCQARQAAQKALVLNALENFKEFDKIFPALVAGLPIHVFKSAYSARENLAKTMHAENLSKRENVSDLISMRMILNDSLSTFNDVSKARTHVALLWASQANTLPATFWSLFYMIRSPDAMKAAREEVQRVLESSGQTINPSDPTLNLKRDQLDNMPVLDSIIKEAMRLSSASMNVRVAKEDFLLHLDNQEAYHIRKDDVIALYPPMLHYDPEIYEDPYEYKFDRFLDEVGQEKTTFYRNGRKLRYFYMPFGSGVTKCPGRFFAIYEIKQFLTLVLAYFEMELLDPAIKVPPLDQSRAGLGILQPTYDIDFRYKLKSNY
- the lg13h5orf22 gene encoding UPF0489 protein C5orf22 homolog, yielding MSFVQPARFYKHLPVWIVEDHHDVVCHIYRAIATRHLPMKNIKLIHLDSHPDLLIPVNLCADTVFEKDKLFSELSIENWIMPMVYAGHISCVAWLHPYWSQQIMEGEHKMTVGKDSSTTTIRVTSKDHYFLSDGLYVPEEQLENPKPFKLNVIKVNPVNHQQPFAEMKTEEDSETQLAKKPRRECPQVGDTSCSQLLPRTDLPDARQEQSCSVKRDCNDGNEEGSTSYVIERISTVLNQTEPYILDIDLDFFSCKNPFKELYTAEEYTILQELYNFRGPAPTANEEELNECVDHRIQQLEDLEAAFADLIEDDREEVVSRWVGKLGKACFVRLVSSLKSRNPHPDYELVHQAGLTCDSIELPHHISSDEEIDRLVSAVQRFLKHLPLPTLVTMSRSSLDEYCPVEQVDLVQCRILTVLEKQYGPLDIQKDYENTKTEVQDHQAQTL